CCTCGGATTCCTCCTGTTGACAGGCGATATATAAACGTTGAGGCCGCAGAGAGTTACACAATGAATGGAGCCAGTGCGCAGGGCTCGTGACAAACAGCGCTGCCCTACATATATTTAGGCGTCTTCCCACAGCAGTTTCAAACCCACTGGGGTTGAACATTCCAATGGCTGGGGGGCTCAGTCGTCCAGACCCGGGAAGCGACTGGCAATTGAGTCACCGGTCAACTCCGGCTCACCGCCCGCGTGGAATAACCGCAAGGCCACGAAGTGCGGGTTCTCGCCCATGTCAAACCAATGCGCCATACCCGCCGGAATCATCAGCAGGTCGTTTTTCTCACAGCGCACGGCATACACGTAGTCGCCGATGTGCAGGCAAAACAGACCAAGGCCTGCGATGAAAAAACGCACCTCATCTTTCTCGCCGCGGCGCTCCTTGCGAGCCTGCTCGCGCAGCTCGGCTTTGTGCGGGTGGTCGCTGGTGATGCTGAGCACTTGCACCTGAGCGTAGCCGAGGCGGTCGATCTGCATCTGGTACGCCGAGATCATTGCCGCATCGCTGGCCCCCTTCTCGATCGGACTGGGCTGCCAGCGCTCGAACCGTACGCCGTGTTCGGCCAGGATGGCGGCGATGTCGTCGAAATGGGTCAATACCTTGTTCGGGGTATCCGGTGTAGCAACGGGGTAGACGGCGACATAACTCATTGAAGGGTTCCTTGGTTCTGCTCGTGCAATCGAAGGCCAATGATAACGGCCGCGGCCAGGGCGGCGATGCTCGCAATACTAAAGGTGAAGGTCGGCCCCAGCAGGTTCCAGCTATAGCCGCAATACAATGCGCCCAATGCGCCGCCGGTGCCGGCCAGGGCGGCGTACAGCGCCTGGCCCTGGCCTTGTTGTTTAGCGTCGAAACTGCGTTGCACAAAGGCGATCGCCGCCGCATGGAAGCTGCCGAAAGTCGCGGCATGCATCACCTGCGCCAGCAACAGCACCCAGAAGAACTCGGCAAACGACCCCAGCAGCAGCCAGCGCAACGCCGCCAACAGGAAGCTGGCCAGCAGCACCCGGCGTACCGAAAAGCGTGTGAGGATACGGCTCATGCCCAGGAACATCAGCACTTCGGCCACCACCCCCAGCGCCCACAGCATGCCGATCACGCCACGGCTGTAGCCCAGGTGTTCCAGATGCAGGGTGAGGAAGGTGTAATACGGGCCATGGCTCATTTGCATCAACGCCACGCAAGCGTAAAACGCCAATACCCCAGGGCTGCGCAGTTGCTTGAGGAACCCGTCGCCTGCGACGCGACTGCCGTGGGTGGCGGGCTGCGCGTTCGGCACCCACAGGCTGGCGCCGACGATGCCGGCCATGATCACCACGATCACGACCGGGTAGATATCCAGGCTCAACCGGTCGAACAGGCGGCCCATGATCACCACCGCAAGGATGAAACCGATGGAGCCCCACAGGCGGATCTGGCTATAGCGCGAGGTTTGTTTTTGCAGGTGAGCCAGGGTGATCACTTCAAACTGCGGCAGCACCGCATGCCAGAAGAACGCATGCAGGGCCATCACCAGCGCCAGCCAGGCGTAGGTTTGGCTGACGAAAATCAGCGAAAAACTCACCAGGGTGCACACCGCGCCAAACCGCACGATGGCCAGGCGCCGGCCGGTGTAATCGCCCAGCCAGCCCCACAGGTTAGGCGCCACGCAGCGCATCAACATGGGAATGGCCACCAGCTCGCCGATGCGCGCGCTGGAGAACCCCAGGTGATCGAAATACAGCGCCAGGAATGGCGCCGTCGCCCCCAGCAGGGCGAAATAGAACAGGTAGAAACTGGAGAGGCGCCAATAAGGAAGGGCTGTCACAACCAGCCCGTCACAGCTGGCCGAGCACCGGGGTACTGACGCGCACATCGGCGTTCTGCCCGCGGTTGCGCAGCAGGTGGTCCATCAACACGATAGCCATCATCGCTTCGGCAATCGGCGTGGCGCGGATGCCCACACACGGGTCGTGGCGGCCCTTGGTGATGACGTCCACCGGATTGCCGTGCACATCGATCGAACGGCCCGCAGTGGTGATGCTCGACGTGGCCTTGAGCGCCAGGTGCGCCACAATCGGCTGGCCGGAAGAAATACCGCCGAGGATGCCGCCGGCATTATTGCTGAGGAAACCTTGCGGGGTCAGCTCATCGCGATGCTCGGTGCCGCGTTGGGAGACGCAGGCGAAACCCGCACCGATTTCCACGCCCTTGACCGCGTTGATGCTCATCAATGCATGGGCCAGCTCAGCGTCGAGACGGTCGAAGATCGGTTCGCCCAGGCCAGGCTTCACCCCTTCAGCGACCACGGTGATCTTGGCGCCAACGGAGTCCTGATCGCGGCGCAGCTGGTCCATGTAGGCTTCCAGTTCCGGCACTTTGTCCGGGTCCGGGCTGAAAAAAGCGTTGTCGTCAACGCTGTCCCAGGTCTTGAACGGGATTTCAATCGGGCCCAGCTGGCTCATGTAGCCACGGATCACGATGCCCTGGGTGGCCAGGTATTTCTTGGCGATGGCGCCGGCGGCCACGCGCATGGCGGTTTCACGCGCCGAGCTGCGGCCGCCGCCACGGTAGTCGCGTTCGCCGTATTTGTGGTGGTAGGTATAGTCGGCGTGGGCTGGCCGGAACAGGTCCTTGATCGCGGAATAATCCTTGGACTTCTGATCCGTGTTGCGGATCAAGAGGCCGATGGCGCAGCCGGTGGTGCGGCCTTCGAACACGCCGGAGAGGATCTCGACTTCGTCGGGCTCCTGGCGCTGGGTGGTGTGGCGGCTGGTGCCGGGCTTGCGGCGGTCGAGATCACGCTGCAGGTCTTCCAGAGACAGCTCGAGGCCGGGCGGGCAGCCGTCGACAATGGCGACCAACGCCGGGCCATGGCTTTCGCCCGCGGTGGTGACAGTGAACAGCTTGCCGAAGGTATTGCCGGACATGCGGGGCGCTCCGTGAAATCAGTTGAATCGAGTCAACCGTAATAACTTAAGGCGGCCAGTATACGCAGGCTAACCGACTAGTTCATCCTCGAAACCTTACCGGTGGACGTTGGTCCAACCGGCACCTCCTCATGATGGCGCGATGATGCTTCGAGTCCTGCTTCTTACCCTGACCTTGTTTACCGCCGTGGCCCACGCCGCCTCCCCCGTCGTACTGCAACGCCCTATCAGCCTGGACACCGGCAGCGGCGAGCTGTTCGGCTCACTGCTGTTGCCACAGTCCGACAAGCCGGTGCCGGTGGTGCTGATCATCGCCGGTTCCGGCCCCACCGACCGCAACGGCAACAGCGCCGACGGCGCGCGCAACGACAGCCTCAAGCGCCTGGCCTGGGTACTGGCCCGGCATAACATCGCCAGCGTGCGCTATGACAAGCGCGGCGTGGCCGCCAGCCTCGCCGCCACCCCGGATGAACGCAACCTGACCCTTGATGCCTACGTCGCCGATGCGGTGGCCTGGGGCCAATTGCTCAAGACCGACAAACGCATGGGCCCGTTGATTGTGCTGGGCCATAGTGAAGGTGCGCTGGTGGCAGCCCTGGCTGCGCCGCAATTAGACCCGGCGGGCGTCATCTCGCTGTCCGGCAGCGCGCGCCCGGTAGACCAGGTGATCCGCCAGCAACTGGCCGATCACCTGCCCCCAGCCCTGCTGCTGCGCAGTAATGAAATCCTTGATCACCTGAAGGCCGGCCAAGTGGATACCGACGTGCCCGGCCCGCTGGAAGGCATTTTCCGGCCCAGCGTCCAGCCTTACCTGATCAGCCTGTTTCGCGCCGACCCTCGCGCGGCCTTTGCCAAACTGCGCATGCCTGCGCTGATCATCCAGGGCACGCATGATATCCAGGTAGGCGTCGGCGATGCCCAGCAACTGAAACGGGCCAAGCCGGACGCGCAGTTGACGGTGATTGAAGGCATGAATCATGTGATGCGCATCGTGCCCAACGAGGTGAAGCAACAACTGGCCTCCTATAACGACCCGAAGCTGCCCCTCGCCGCCGAACTGGGTGAACGGGTGGTGCGCTTTATCGATGAACTTCAACCCAATTAAGCGGCAATTGGCCTCCAGTCTTGGGAAAAGCGGCCGATAAGCCCACAGTCGGCAGTCAAAAGACTGTCGGCTCGCAAGGCTTGGACAGGATCGCGTCGCATGACTACCACAGAAGCAACACCCGAACCGACCGCCGACACCACGGCTGAAAAAACCGCGGCCGTCGACATGGCGTCGCTGCCGTGGGCAGACGTTCAGGCCGAGCATTTCAAGATGCTGCGCCTGGCCCCACTGGCCACGGACCGTGCCACCGGTGCGCGGCCGTTGCGGTTCGTGCAGTTCGGCTATGCCGAGCGCCATGACAAACACCACAGCCTGTTGCGCATGGTCATCCAACTTCCGGGGCAACGTGTGCGCCGCGAGCAGAACCATCTGGATATCTGGGTCGACCACGATACCCATCGCGTGCACTTCGGCCCGGGCAACAGCCTGGAAATCGAACCGGCCAACCGCGGCATCGGCCGTTTCCTCGTGGCCCAAGCGGCGGCGTGGGCGAAAAAGAAGTGGTCGCATTACCGCGTCGACGGTGTCGACCTGTCCAACAAAGACGCGCTCAACGAAGCCACGCGCCTGCGTCGCGATCACTTCCTGCGTATCCAGGGCTTTGATGTGGCCTACGCCGATGTGCAGCATTTGAAAGGCAACGTGCAGCCCGGCAAGGTCAGCGACGTGCTGGACAGCTGGAACACCGAGAAAGTGCAGTTCGTGGAGATCCTCGAAGCCGCGCAGATGTTGCAACAGGCCGAGCACAACCTGCTGGAGCAGGAAGTGAAGCTGCGCAAGGAGGAAGAAAAGGTCACCAAGTTCAAGCGTGAGGACAGCGGGCTACGGTTTACCATCACCTGTTTGGTGGCATTTACGGTGTTTCAGGCGGGGTTGCTGATCTGGATTGCCACGCACCGGTAATGGACCGGCATGCAATCAAACATGCATGAGGGGGGTGTCAGTCACTCAATGCAGTGCCTGACAGACCGCTATCGGGAGCAAGCCCCCTCTCACATTGGCTCTGTTTACAGTTAGATACGCGCCGCAAACACCGCCTGGTGCTGGCGGCACTGCTCGGCAGTGAGCATAAACACGCCGTGCCCACCGCGCTGGAACTCCAGCCAGGCAAAGTCCACTTCCGGGTACAGCGCCTCGACGTGCACTTGGCTGTTGCCCACTTCGACAATCAGCAAACCTTTCTCGGTCAGGTGGTCCGCCGCTTCGGCGAGCATCCGTCGCACCAGGTTCAAGCCGTCGTCACCACAGGCCAGGCCCAGTTCCGGCTCGTGCTGGTATTCGTCGGGCATGTCGGCGAAGTCTTCGGCATCCACATACGGCGGGTTCGACACAATCAGGTCAAAGCGCTGGCCCGGCAGGCCGTCGAAGCCATCGCCCTGCACGGTGTACACGCGCTCGTCGGCGCCATGGCGCTCAATGTTCTGGTTAGCCACTTCCAAGGCTTCGAAGGACAAGTCGCCCAGCACCACTTCGGCGTCCGGGAACTCGTAGGCGCAGGCAATGCCGATGCAGCCGGAGCCGGTACACAAATCGAGAATGCGGGCCGGCGGCTGCGCCAGCCAGGGTTCGAAGCGGTTTTCGATCAACTCTCCAATGGGAGAGCGCGGGATCAGCACCCGCTTGTCGACGATAAACGACATGCCGCAGAACCAGGCCTCACCCAGCAGGTAGGCGGTGGGCACGCGCTCGTGGATACGGCGATGCAGCAAGCGCTGAACGTGAGAGATTTCCTCTTCTTCCAGGTTGCAGTCCAGGTAGCTGTCGGCAATTTCCCACGGCAAATGCACGGCGCCGAGCACCAATTGCCGGGCTTCGTCCCAGGCATTGTCGGTACCGTGTCCAAAAAACAGGTCTTCCCCATGGAAACGGCTGACAGCCCAACGGATATGGTCGCGCAAGGTGCGCAGGCGGGAAGTGATCACGGGGGCAGACTCCTGAAAAAACGACTGGCGATTCTAACAGCCTTCGCCTGTACCGACGATGTACGAAACCCTCGGCACCGTATGTCGGATTTCATCCAATTTGCCACTATTGCGATAAACAAGCCGCCTACTTGACAAGGCTGCACGCCAGCAACGGCGTACCTTACGATAGTAGCGATTCACAGAACCGCTCAGCCAGTGGACAATGTCGCAAAAGCCCCCCTCACAGGAGCCCCCAGAATGTCCGTTCCAAAGACGATGTTTCAACTCAGCGGTCGCGGTTATGCAGCAGCCAACCTCAACCATGCGACCCTCGTGATCATCGACGCCCAGAAGGAATACCTCAGCGGCCCGCTCGCCCTTTCGGGCATGGACGCCGCCGTCGGCAACATCAAACAATTGGTTGACGCGGCACGCAACGCCGGGCGCCCGATCGTGCATGTGCGCCACCTGGGCACCGTCGGCGGCCTGTTTGACCCGCAAGGCGAGCGCGGGGAATTCATTCCCGGCCTTGAGCCCGAAGGCGACGAAACCATCATCGGCAAGTTGCTGCCGAGCGCCTTCCACGGCACTGGCCTGGAAAAACACCTGCAGGACCTCGGCTCCCTGGACCTGATCGTGTGCGGTTTCATGAGCCACTCCAGCGTCAGCACCACGGTGCGCGCCGCCAAGAACCTGGGTTTTCGCTGCACGCTGGTGGAAGACGCCTGCGCCACCCGCGACCTGCCCTATAAAGGCGGCATCCTGAGCGCCGAGCACGTGCAGCAGACTGAAATGGCGATCATGGCGGACAACTTCGCCACCCTCGCGCTGACCAAGGATCTGATCTGACTGCCCCTCGATGAGCGGTGCCGGGTACGGCCCGCTCATCCGCAAAGCCTCCTCATTTGGCGCATTTACCTTCGGTACAGGAACAACCTGTGTATCTTCCGGTCGAAGGGCCGATACCCTGGAGGAAAGGTCGGAATGAAGATATCCGATGGTTTTGACGCTCGTCGCTTGCGCCCCAAGGGCCCGAGCAATTGGCGTCTGCGCCTGTTGGCGTGCATTGCGGCGCTGCTGGCGATTGTTGGTCTGTTGCTGGCCGGCGCAGGTGGCGCCGGTTTGTTGGGGCATTCACCGGCCCTTGGCGAACTGAATGCCAGCCCTGGTGGTTCGGCCCTCCTAGCGGGGATCGGCCTACTGGTGCTGTGGCTGGGCGTGTGGTTGTGGCGCCGCAGCCGGCGCAAAATGCGCCAGCCACTGTCGCTTAACATCGCTTCGCACCTGATGAAAAAGCACGACTAGTGGCGCTTGGATAGCGTTTCCTGCGCCCTGGCCGCCGCGATTAGGTAAACTGCCCGCCCTTCGCGGAGGCCACCATGCAAGACGACGATTTTTCCCTGTTCAAAAACGAGCTGCGCGGCGTCAAGCCGATCAAGCACGACCGCGCCGACACCGGTAAACCCAAAGCTGATCGCGCGCAGATCGCCACGCTGCGCCAGGCCGCTACCGTGCGTACCCACGCCACCACCGTGGATGGCCTGTCGGATCAGTTCGTGATTGATGTCGGGCCCGAAGACGAGCTGATGTGGGCCCGCGACGGCGTGCAGGAAAGCCAGATGCGCAAGCTCAAGGCTGGCCAGATCCCATTCGAAGGCAGCCTGGACCTGCACGGCATGACCGTGGAAAAAGCCCGGGAAACCCTGTGGGCCTTCCTCGCCGAAGCCACCAAATTCGAAATCCGCTGCGTGCGCGTCACCCACGGCAAGGCCGTGCGACTGGACGGCAAGCGGCCGATGATCAAGAGCCACGTCAATACCTGGCTGCGCCAGCATGCCCAGGTACTCGGCTTTACCTCCTGCCAGGCCCGTCACGGCGGCGCGGGCGCGGTGTATGTGATGCTCAAGCGC
This region of Pseudomonas asgharzadehiana genomic DNA includes:
- a CDS encoding Smr/MutS family protein, which encodes MQDDDFSLFKNELRGVKPIKHDRADTGKPKADRAQIATLRQAATVRTHATTVDGLSDQFVIDVGPEDELMWARDGVQESQMRKLKAGQIPFEGSLDLHGMTVEKARETLWAFLAEATKFEIRCVRVTHGKAVRLDGKRPMIKSHVNTWLRQHAQVLGFTSCQARHGGAGAVYVMLKRTMMEGRDE
- a CDS encoding acireductone dioxygenase, with the translated sequence MSYVAVYPVATPDTPNKVLTHFDDIAAILAEHGVRFERWQPSPIEKGASDAAMISAYQMQIDRLGYAQVQVLSITSDHPHKAELREQARKERRGEKDEVRFFIAGLGLFCLHIGDYVYAVRCEKNDLLMIPAGMAHWFDMGENPHFVALRLFHAGGEPELTGDSIASRFPGLDD
- the prmB gene encoding 50S ribosomal protein L3 N(5)-glutamine methyltransferase, coding for MITSRLRTLRDHIRWAVSRFHGEDLFFGHGTDNAWDEARQLVLGAVHLPWEIADSYLDCNLEEEEISHVQRLLHRRIHERVPTAYLLGEAWFCGMSFIVDKRVLIPRSPIGELIENRFEPWLAQPPARILDLCTGSGCIGIACAYEFPDAEVVLGDLSFEALEVANQNIERHGADERVYTVQGDGFDGLPGQRFDLIVSNPPYVDAEDFADMPDEYQHEPELGLACGDDGLNLVRRMLAEAADHLTEKGLLIVEVGNSQVHVEALYPEVDFAWLEFQRGGHGVFMLTAEQCRQHQAVFAARI
- the aroC gene encoding chorismate synthase produces the protein MSGNTFGKLFTVTTAGESHGPALVAIVDGCPPGLELSLEDLQRDLDRRKPGTSRHTTQRQEPDEVEILSGVFEGRTTGCAIGLLIRNTDQKSKDYSAIKDLFRPAHADYTYHHKYGERDYRGGGRSSARETAMRVAAGAIAKKYLATQGIVIRGYMSQLGPIEIPFKTWDSVDDNAFFSPDPDKVPELEAYMDQLRRDQDSVGAKITVVAEGVKPGLGEPIFDRLDAELAHALMSINAVKGVEIGAGFACVSQRGTEHRDELTPQGFLSNNAGGILGGISSGQPIVAHLALKATSSITTAGRSIDVHGNPVDVITKGRHDPCVGIRATPIAEAMMAIVLMDHLLRNRGQNADVRVSTPVLGQL
- a CDS encoding alpha/beta hydrolase — protein: MMLRVLLLTLTLFTAVAHAASPVVLQRPISLDTGSGELFGSLLLPQSDKPVPVVLIIAGSGPTDRNGNSADGARNDSLKRLAWVLARHNIASVRYDKRGVAASLAATPDERNLTLDAYVADAVAWGQLLKTDKRMGPLIVLGHSEGALVAALAAPQLDPAGVISLSGSARPVDQVIRQQLADHLPPALLLRSNEILDHLKAGQVDTDVPGPLEGIFRPSVQPYLISLFRADPRAAFAKLRMPALIIQGTHDIQVGVGDAQQLKRAKPDAQLTVIEGMNHVMRIVPNEVKQQLASYNDPKLPLAAELGERVVRFIDELQPN
- a CDS encoding cysteine hydrolase family protein, which gives rise to MSVPKTMFQLSGRGYAAANLNHATLVIIDAQKEYLSGPLALSGMDAAVGNIKQLVDAARNAGRPIVHVRHLGTVGGLFDPQGERGEFIPGLEPEGDETIIGKLLPSAFHGTGLEKHLQDLGSLDLIVCGFMSHSSVSTTVRAAKNLGFRCTLVEDACATRDLPYKGGILSAEHVQQTEMAIMADNFATLALTKDLI
- a CDS encoding MFS transporter, whose product is MCASVPRCSASCDGLVVTALPYWRLSSFYLFYFALLGATAPFLALYFDHLGFSSARIGELVAIPMLMRCVAPNLWGWLGDYTGRRLAIVRFGAVCTLVSFSLIFVSQTYAWLALVMALHAFFWHAVLPQFEVITLAHLQKQTSRYSQIRLWGSIGFILAVVIMGRLFDRLSLDIYPVVIVVIMAGIVGASLWVPNAQPATHGSRVAGDGFLKQLRSPGVLAFYACVALMQMSHGPYYTFLTLHLEHLGYSRGVIGMLWALGVVAEVLMFLGMSRILTRFSVRRVLLASFLLAALRWLLLGSFAEFFWVLLLAQVMHAATFGSFHAAAIAFVQRSFDAKQQGQGQALYAALAGTGGALGALYCGYSWNLLGPTFTFSIASIAALAAAVIIGLRLHEQNQGTLQ